Proteins from one Tardibacter chloracetimidivorans genomic window:
- a CDS encoding EexN family lipoprotein, whose translation MLAGCERAPRGKDYLTSHPEELRGLVKACADGSHPNEQECSNAESLRILDNKMRSLSK comes from the coding sequence ATGCTCGCAGGATGCGAGCGGGCACCGCGCGGGAAGGACTATCTAACCTCTCACCCGGAAGAGCTCAGAGGACTCGTCAAGGCCTGTGCCGACGGATCACATCCCAACGAACAGGAGTGTTCCAACGCTGAAAGCCTCCGGATCCTCGACAACAAGATGCGGTCGCTTTCGAAATAA